The following proteins are encoded in a genomic region of Arachis stenosperma cultivar V10309 chromosome 4, arast.V10309.gnm1.PFL2, whole genome shotgun sequence:
- the LOC130975282 gene encoding malate synthase, glyoxysomal-like, with translation MDTGTYGYPKQGVKKIDPSYDVPEGVDIRGRYDEEFAKILTKDALKFVAELQREFRSHIRYALECRKEAKRRYNEGALPGFDPATRYIREGEWVCAPVPPAVADRKVEITGPVERKMVINALNSGAKVFMADFEDALSPSWENLMRGQVNLKDAVAGTITFNDKARNKVYKLNDQTAKLFVRPRGWHLPEAHIFIDGEPATGCLVDFGLYFYHNHAPFRQTQGAGFGPFFYLPKMEHSREAKIWNNVFERAEKMAGIERGSIRATVLIETLPAVFQMNEILYELRDHSVGLNCGRWDYIFSYVKTFQAHPDRLLPDRVLVGMTQHFMKSYSDLLIRTCHRRGVHAMGGMAAQIPIRDDPAANEAALELVRKDKLREVKAGHDGTWAAHPGLIPACVEVFNNNMGNAPNQIKDAKRDDAASITEEDLLQIPRGVRTMDGLRLNTRVGIQYVAAWLTGSGSVPLYNLMEDAATAEISRVQNWQWIKYGVELDGDGLGVRVSKELFSRVVEEEMARIESEVGKDKFKKGMYKEACKIFKRQCTAPTLDDFLTLNAYNYIVIQHPKGPAKL, from the exons ATGGATACTGGAACCTATGGATATCCCAAACAAGGAGTGAAAAAGATTGATCCGTCCTATGATGTTCCAGAAGGAGTGGACATTCGGGGAAGATATGATGAGGAGTTTGCAAAAATCCTCACAAAGGATGCTCTGAAGTTTGTTGCTGAGTTGCAACGTGAGTTCAGGAGCCATATAAGGTATGCTCTGGAGTGCAGAAAAGAGGCAAAGAGGAGGTACAATGAAGGGGCTCTGCCGGGGTTCGATCCGGCAACGAGGTACATAAGGGAAGGGGAGTGGGTGTGTGCACCGGTTCCACCGGCTGTGGCTGATAGGAAGGTAGAGATCACAGGACCTGTGGAGAGGAAGATGGTTATCAATGCTCTCAACTCTGGAGCTAAAGTCTTTATG GCTGATTTTGAAGATGCACTCTCACCAAGCTGGGAGAATCTTATGAGGGGTCAAGTGAACTTGAAGGATGCAGTGGCTGGGACTATAACCTTCAACGACAAAGCCAGGAACAAGGTTTACAAGCTCAACGATCAGACAGCTAAGCTTTTTGTCAGACCAAGAGGTTGGCACCTACCCGAGGCCCATATTTTCATTGATGGTGAACCAGCAACCGGTTGCCTTGTTGATTTCGGCCTCTACTTCTACCACAATCATGCACCGTTCCGCCAGACTCAGGGTGCAGGCTTTGGCCCTTTCTTCTATCTTCCAAAAATGGAGCACTCAAG GGAAGCTAAGATATGGAATAATGTGTTTGAGAGGGCAGAGAAGATGGCAGGCATAGAAAGGGGAAGCATACGGGCCACTGTTCTGATTGAAACACTTCCTGCTGTGTTTCAAATGAACGAAATTCTGTATGAGCTGAGGGACCACTCCGTTGGTCTCAACTGTGGCCGTTGGGATTACATTTTCAGTTATGTCAAGACCTTCCAAGCTCACCCGGATCGGCTGCTCCCGGACAGGGTTCTTGTTGGCATGACTCAGCACTTCATGAAGAGCTACTCTGACCTTCTCATCCGGACGTGTCATAGGCGTGGCGTGCATGCTATGGGAGGCATG GCAGCTCAAATTCCAATTAGAGATGATCCAGCTGCTAATGAGGCAGCACTGGAACTGGTAAGGAAGGACAAACTAAGAGAAGTAAAGGCAGGGCACGACGGAACATGGGCAGCACACCCCGGTCTGATACCAGCCTGCGTGGAGGTTTTTAACAACAACATGGGCAATGCTCCTAATCAGATCAAGGACGCGAAGCGCGATGATGCTGCAAGCATAACTGAAGAAGACCTCTTGCAAATACCTAGAGGTGTACGTACAATGGATGGTCTCCGCTTGAATACACGTGTCGGTATTCAGTATGTGGCGGCATGGCTCACTGGATCTGGTTCAGTTCCTCTTTACAACCTCATGGAAGATGCTGCCACTGCTGAGATTAGCAGGGTGCAGAACTGGCAGTGGATCAAGTATGGAGTGGAGTTGGATGGGGATGGACTCGGAGTAAGAGTGAGCAAGGAGCTCTTCAGCCGagtggttgaggaagagatggctAGGATTGAAAGTGAGGTGGGAAAAGATAAATTCAAGAAGGGAATGTATAAGGAGGCTTGCAAGATCTTCAAAAGGCAGTGCACTGCTCCAACACTGGATGATTTTCTGACCCTGAATGCCTACAATTACATAGTCATACAACACCCCAAGGGACCAGCAAagctttga